From the Micromonospora sediminicola genome, one window contains:
- a CDS encoding phosphatase PAP2 family protein, with amino-acid sequence MRVRETARGWTAVWLVVLALTQTAMFVLVWRFAVHSELGQWLDTVALTGNRIGQDRIDGPVDTLLNAMSVVSLLVATAVIGFIALIRGRKALAVTATLLIAGANVSTQLLKYYLTRPDFGVDPERAAAGNSLPSGHTAVAASVAIALILVLPRQVRVAGAFLGAGYAAAAGVATLSAGWHRPSDAVAAYLVVGAWAAAAGLVLLFFQREQAVVEPGDAHRLGAAVLGVAGAVALLGSALALSWLVDRSTVAVEELGRRPLFIGYAGSAAGIAGTIAVVAALVLAVVHRLVPRWKG; translated from the coding sequence GTGCGGGTGCGGGAGACGGCGAGGGGTTGGACGGCGGTCTGGTTGGTCGTACTGGCCCTGACCCAGACAGCGATGTTCGTGCTGGTGTGGCGGTTCGCCGTGCACAGCGAGCTGGGCCAGTGGCTGGACACGGTCGCGTTGACCGGCAACCGGATCGGCCAGGACCGCATCGACGGTCCGGTGGACACGCTCCTCAACGCCATGTCGGTGGTGTCGCTGCTGGTCGCGACCGCGGTGATCGGCTTCATCGCGTTGATCCGTGGCCGCAAGGCGCTCGCGGTCACCGCCACACTGCTCATCGCCGGGGCGAACGTGAGCACCCAGCTGCTCAAGTACTACCTGACCCGACCGGACTTCGGTGTCGACCCGGAACGGGCCGCCGCCGGCAACAGCCTGCCCAGCGGGCACACCGCGGTGGCGGCGTCGGTGGCGATCGCGCTGATCCTGGTGCTGCCGCGGCAGGTGCGGGTGGCCGGCGCGTTCCTCGGCGCCGGGTACGCGGCCGCCGCCGGGGTCGCCACGCTCTCCGCCGGCTGGCACCGGCCCAGTGACGCGGTCGCCGCGTACCTGGTGGTGGGCGCGTGGGCCGCGGCGGCCGGGCTGGTGCTGCTGTTCTTCCAGCGGGAACAGGCGGTGGTGGAGCCGGGCGACGCGCACCGGCTGGGCGCCGCCGTGCTCGGCGTCGCCGGCGCGGTGGCCCTGCTGGGCTCCGCGCTGGCGCTGTCCTGGTTGGTCGACCGTTCCACCGTCGCCGTCGAGGAACTCGGCCGCCGTCCGCTCTTCATCGGGTACGCGGGCAGCGCGGCCGGCATCGCCGGCACGATCGCCGTGGTGGCCGCGTTGGTGCTCGCCGTGGTGCACCGGCTGGTGCCCCGGTGGAAGGGCTGA
- a CDS encoding maleylpyruvate isomerase N-terminal domain-containing protein — protein MEPARAAFRDECARLERVLHGLDEAALDRPTPCPPWLVRDLLAHVGTGAGRLAGMLAEPAPPRAEVDAAGYFGAAKFSPPVDRERIDGARRAARELPDVTEVAREFGRAWRATDTAVADAPVGRVVRTRHGDAMAVGEFLRTRVVEVAVHGLDLADALDRSPWTTPAAAAVVVDVLTGGRPVPARLGWDALTVLRKATGRLPVTDAERTALAEAGIRRLAFGG, from the coding sequence GTGGAACCGGCACGGGCGGCGTTCCGGGACGAGTGCGCCCGGCTGGAGCGGGTGCTGCACGGCCTCGACGAGGCGGCGCTGGACCGGCCCACACCGTGCCCGCCCTGGCTGGTGCGGGACCTGCTCGCGCACGTGGGCACCGGGGCCGGCCGGCTCGCCGGGATGCTCGCCGAGCCCGCGCCACCGCGCGCTGAGGTGGACGCGGCCGGCTACTTCGGCGCGGCCAAGTTCAGCCCGCCGGTCGACCGGGAGCGGATCGACGGGGCGCGGCGGGCCGCCCGGGAGCTGCCCGACGTGACCGAGGTGGCGCGGGAGTTCGGCCGGGCCTGGCGGGCCACCGACACGGCGGTGGCCGACGCGCCCGTCGGCCGGGTGGTGCGGACCCGGCACGGTGACGCGATGGCGGTGGGCGAGTTCCTGCGTACCCGGGTGGTGGAGGTCGCGGTGCACGGCCTGGACCTGGCCGACGCGCTCGACCGGTCGCCCTGGACCACGCCGGCCGCGGCGGCCGTGGTCGTCGACGTGCTCACCGGCGGGCGGCCGGTGCCGGCCCGGCTCGGCTGGGACGCGCTCACCGTGCTGCGCAAGGCCACCGGCCGGCTGCCGGTGACCGACGCCGAGCGGACGGCGCTGGCGGAGGCCGGCATCCGCCGGCTGGCGTTCGGCGGCTGA
- a CDS encoding DUF1028 domain-containing protein: protein MTFSLVARSADGQLYGVAVASRFLAAGALVPAAEAQVGAVATQAHANLAYRAQALALLRTGVPAVDVVAGLVAADPGRDDRQLGVVGATGVGATWTGPRCHPWAGGQAGDGWAAQGNILTGPQVIDALRDAWLTDTDLPFPQRLFAALTAGDRAGGDRRGRQSAALLVVQRHGGYAGTGDELVDLRVDDHPDPVAELGRLLGIHTMIFGRPDPATLRDLTGPLAVEVADLLAAAGHPVGPAGLDDALAAWSGLENLEERFVPGRIDPIVLEHLRRAASA from the coding sequence GTGACCTTCTCGCTCGTCGCCCGATCCGCCGACGGGCAGCTCTACGGCGTGGCCGTGGCCAGCCGGTTCCTCGCCGCCGGGGCGTTGGTGCCGGCCGCCGAGGCGCAGGTCGGGGCGGTGGCCACGCAGGCGCACGCCAACCTCGCCTACCGGGCGCAGGCGCTCGCCCTGCTGCGCACCGGCGTCCCCGCCGTGGACGTGGTGGCCGGTCTGGTGGCCGCCGACCCGGGACGCGACGACCGGCAGCTCGGCGTGGTCGGGGCGACCGGCGTCGGGGCCACCTGGACCGGGCCGCGCTGCCACCCGTGGGCCGGCGGTCAGGCCGGCGACGGGTGGGCCGCGCAGGGAAACATCCTGACCGGCCCGCAGGTGATCGACGCGCTGCGCGACGCCTGGCTCACCGACACCGACCTGCCGTTCCCGCAGCGGTTGTTCGCCGCGCTCACCGCCGGCGACCGGGCCGGCGGCGACCGACGCGGCCGGCAGAGCGCCGCCCTGCTCGTCGTGCAGCGGCACGGCGGCTACGCGGGCACCGGCGACGAACTGGTCGACCTGCGGGTGGACGACCACCCGGACCCGGTCGCCGAGCTGGGTCGCCTGCTCGGCATCCACACCATGATCTTCGGTCGCCCCGACCCGGCCACCCTGCGCGACCTGACCGGCCCGCTCGCCGTCGAGGTGGCGGACCTGCTCGCCGCCGCCGGTCACCCGGTCGGCCCGGCGGGCCTGGACGACGCGCTCGCCGCCTGGTCCGGCCTGGAGAACCTGGAGGAACGGTTCGTGCCCGGCCGGATCGATCCGATCGTGCTGGAGCACCTGCGGCGTGCCGCGTCGGCCTGA
- a CDS encoding low temperature requirement protein A has translation MKVAEPAALRATDGDGGRATFLELFFDLVYVFALTRISARAFEDLALEGGQTNWSAVTGGGKTLLLLFALWAVWQGTAWTTSRYDPYHLWLQIIVITALLSAMVMGVAIPRAFSENGLPFAVAYVVAQVSRPAILMLVLRKLQYRRLKLRMLITFCATGVLWLAGAVLPVDARVVLWTLALLVEYLAARFGWPVPGLGRSTLSRWDIHGEHLSERYQQFFLVALGETILLAGWTFTGVPTQPTTVAAFAFALATSILLWRIYVQRAGQILGEAVTRAAHPATIGRSAADTHLVMVIGVVATAIGYELVIEHPTGHNELPWLAMILGGPALFLAGRARFEYEVFGRVSPSRLVAIAALLLPVPLLLRTAPLVAASVAVVVLVAVAVADARRAWGRPPEAAAPPF, from the coding sequence GTGAAGGTCGCCGAGCCCGCCGCGCTGCGCGCGACCGACGGTGACGGGGGCCGGGCGACCTTCCTGGAACTCTTCTTCGACCTGGTCTACGTGTTCGCGCTGACCCGGATCTCCGCACGCGCCTTCGAGGACCTGGCGCTGGAGGGCGGCCAGACGAACTGGTCCGCGGTGACCGGTGGCGGCAAGACGCTGCTGCTGCTGTTCGCGCTCTGGGCGGTCTGGCAGGGCACGGCGTGGACGACCAGCCGGTACGACCCGTACCACCTGTGGTTGCAGATCATCGTGATCACCGCGCTGCTCTCGGCGATGGTGATGGGGGTGGCGATCCCCCGCGCGTTCAGCGAGAACGGCCTGCCGTTCGCCGTCGCGTACGTGGTGGCGCAGGTGAGCCGGCCCGCGATCCTCATGCTCGTGCTGCGCAAGCTCCAGTACCGCCGGTTGAAGCTGCGCATGTTGATCACGTTCTGCGCCACGGGCGTGCTCTGGCTCGCCGGCGCGGTGCTGCCGGTCGACGCCCGGGTGGTGCTCTGGACGCTCGCGCTGCTGGTGGAATACCTGGCCGCCCGGTTCGGCTGGCCGGTGCCCGGCCTGGGCCGCTCGACGCTCTCCCGGTGGGACATCCACGGCGAGCACCTGTCCGAGCGCTACCAGCAGTTCTTCCTGGTCGCGCTCGGCGAGACGATCCTGCTCGCCGGTTGGACGTTCACCGGCGTGCCGACCCAGCCGACCACCGTCGCGGCGTTCGCGTTCGCGCTGGCCACCTCGATCCTGCTGTGGCGGATCTACGTGCAGCGGGCCGGGCAGATCCTCGGCGAGGCGGTGACAAGGGCCGCGCACCCGGCCACCATCGGCCGTTCCGCCGCCGACACCCACCTGGTCATGGTGATCGGCGTGGTGGCCACCGCGATCGGTTACGAGTTGGTCATCGAACACCCGACCGGGCACAACGAGTTGCCCTGGCTGGCCATGATCCTGGGCGGCCCGGCGCTGTTCCTCGCCGGCCGGGCCCGGTTCGAGTACGAGGTGTTCGGCCGCGTGTCCCCGTCCCGGCTGGTGGCGATCGCCGCGTTGCTGCTGCCCGTGCCGTTGTTGCTGCGGACCGCGCCGCTGGTCGCGGCGAGCGTCGCGGTCGTGGTGCTGGTGGCGGTCGCGGTGGCCGACGCCCGGCGCGCCTGGGGCCGGCCGCCGGAGGCCGCCGCGCCGCCGTTCTGA
- a CDS encoding LLM class F420-dependent oxidoreductase produces the protein MTVPLGGIPLADHAAVYAALDHAGFTDVWSSEVAGTDAFTPLALAAAWAPRLRLGTAITPAFTRGPGLLAMSAAALAEAAPGRFALGVGASSPVVVRDWNAVAYDEPFKRTRDVLRFLRAALRGETVDGAFDTFAVRRFTLERPPAVPPPVLLAALRPGMLRLAAAEADGVILNWLAAEDVPTAVAELGERRPGFEVAARIFVCPTEDAGYARALGRRLITGYLTVPAYAAFHRWLGRQETLGPMWRAWEAGDRRGAAAAVPDEVVDALVLHGSPEQCVAGARRYAAHGVDVPVLAVLPTPETTEGGADAWAGLLPRLGVDATEVA, from the coding sequence ATGACCGTACCGCTGGGCGGCATCCCGCTCGCCGACCACGCCGCCGTCTACGCGGCCCTCGACCACGCCGGGTTCACCGACGTCTGGTCGTCGGAGGTGGCCGGGACCGACGCGTTCACCCCGCTCGCGCTCGCCGCCGCCTGGGCGCCCCGGCTCCGCCTCGGCACCGCGATCACCCCGGCCTTCACCCGGGGCCCGGGGCTGCTCGCGATGAGCGCCGCCGCCCTGGCCGAGGCCGCGCCGGGCCGGTTCGCGCTCGGCGTCGGCGCCTCGTCGCCGGTGGTGGTGCGGGACTGGAACGCGGTGGCGTACGACGAGCCGTTCAAGCGGACCCGGGACGTGCTGCGCTTCCTGCGGGCCGCGTTGCGCGGCGAGACCGTCGACGGGGCGTTCGACACGTTCGCGGTCCGGCGGTTCACGCTGGAGCGTCCGCCGGCCGTGCCGCCGCCGGTCCTGCTGGCCGCGCTGCGCCCCGGCATGCTGCGACTCGCCGCCGCCGAGGCCGACGGGGTGATCCTCAACTGGCTCGCCGCCGAGGACGTGCCGACCGCCGTCGCCGAGCTGGGCGAGCGCCGTCCCGGCTTCGAGGTCGCCGCGCGGATCTTCGTCTGCCCCACCGAGGACGCCGGGTACGCCCGCGCCCTGGGCCGCCGCCTGATCACCGGCTACCTCACCGTGCCCGCGTACGCCGCCTTCCACCGCTGGCTGGGTCGGCAGGAGACGCTGGGCCCGATGTGGCGGGCGTGGGAGGCGGGGGACCGCCGGGGCGCCGCCGCCGCGGTCCCGGACGAGGTGGTCGACGCGCTCGTGCTGCACGGCTCGCCCGAGCAGTGCGTGGCCGGCGCCCGCCGGTACGCCGCGCACGGCGTTGACGTGCCGGTGCTGGCGGTGCTGCCCACCCCGGAGACGACCGAGGGCGGCGCGGACGCCTGGGCCGGTCTGCTGCCCCGGCTCGGCGTCGACGCGACGGAGGTGGCCTGA
- a CDS encoding SDR family oxidoreductase, whose translation MNLTDRVVVITGGAGGIGAALGRRFAAEGAAAVVLADLAADAARAAAEAIGPVASGVALDVTDEAAVRALVDETERRHGRIDLFCANAGVATGGGIDAPDADWDRAWRVNVLGHLHSARAVLPGMLRRGQGHLLLTCSAAGVLTAVGDAPYTATKHAAVGFAEWLAITYRDAGIRVSALCPQGVDTPMLADGLAEGHLGARVIAASGAILTPDQVADTVVAGLAEERFLILPHPEVADYARRRAEDPDGWQAGLRKLVRKLRAADR comes from the coding sequence ATGAACCTGACCGACCGGGTGGTCGTGATCACCGGTGGGGCCGGCGGGATCGGCGCGGCGCTGGGCCGGCGGTTCGCCGCCGAGGGCGCCGCCGCCGTCGTGCTGGCCGACCTGGCCGCCGACGCGGCCCGCGCGGCGGCCGAGGCGATCGGCCCGGTGGCGTCCGGGGTCGCACTCGACGTCACCGACGAGGCGGCGGTACGCGCGCTGGTCGACGAGACCGAGCGCCGCCACGGCCGGATCGACCTGTTCTGCGCGAATGCCGGCGTGGCCACCGGCGGCGGCATCGACGCGCCGGACGCCGACTGGGACCGGGCCTGGCGGGTGAACGTGCTCGGTCACCTGCACAGCGCCCGGGCCGTGCTGCCCGGCATGCTGCGCCGGGGGCAGGGCCACCTGCTGCTCACCTGTTCGGCCGCCGGGGTGCTGACCGCGGTCGGAGACGCCCCGTACACCGCCACCAAGCACGCGGCGGTCGGCTTCGCCGAGTGGCTGGCCATCACCTACCGCGACGCCGGCATCCGGGTCAGCGCGCTCTGCCCGCAGGGCGTGGACACGCCGATGCTCGCCGACGGTCTCGCCGAGGGGCACCTGGGCGCCCGGGTGATCGCCGCGTCCGGCGCGATCCTCACCCCGGACCAGGTCGCCGACACCGTCGTCGCCGGGCTGGCCGAGGAACGGTTCCTGATCCTGCCCCACCCGGAGGTGGCCGACTACGCCCGCCGCCGGGCCGAGGACCCGGACGGCTGGCAGGCCGGGCTGCGCAAGCTCGTCCGCAAGCTGCGCGCCGCCGATCGCTGA